The following coding sequences lie in one Apium graveolens cultivar Ventura chromosome 1, ASM990537v1, whole genome shotgun sequence genomic window:
- the LOC141707727 gene encoding uncharacterized protein LOC141707727: MGLGLVLKLPQGDIIAYSICCDFKATNNEAEYEALIVGLVTAKDMKVRNIDINYDSLLIVNHVNGSYEAKDPKMITYLDITKVLMNYFATFNIQQVSRENNVQNDALAGLGAVYKSLDLNNIPVIYIMKPFIERLVHDIEVLTLNQHDENTNEDMDSWI; this comes from the coding sequence ATGGGATTGGGGCTTGTCCTCAAATTGCCACAGGGGGATATTATAGCATATTCAATATGTTGTGACTTCAAAGCCACCAATAATGAAGCCGAGTACGAAGCACTGATTGTAGGGCTCGTGACTGCTAAAGACATGAAGGTCAGAAATATTGACATAAATTATGATTCATTGTTAATTGTTAATCATGTCAACGGTTCTTACGAAGCTAAAGATCCCAAGATGATCACATACTTGGACATCACCAAAGTATTGATGAATTACTTTGCCACTTTCAACATACAACAAGTTTCAAGAGAAAATAATGTACAAAATGATGCATTAGCCGGTTTGGGAGCTGTTTATAAGAGTCTCGACTTAAACAACATTCCAGTTATTTATATCATGAAGCCTTTTATTGAAAGATTAGTTCATGACATAGAAGTGTTGACTCTTAATCAACATGATGAAAATACCAATGAAGACATGGACAGCTGGATTTGA